The Paramicrobacterium fandaimingii DNA segment GCCGACGTGGTCTGTGACAACCACTCCGATCGAGGCAAGGCCGCGCGTGATCTCACCGTCTTCGGAGGCAAAGCCGCTGCGCTGCGTCTCGTCGAGCAGCCGCCGCAGCTCCGAATAGCGGCGCGGGCCGAGCCCGGTGCGATCGACAAACGCCGCCGCGTCGGGAAAGAGAGCGCGCACCTGGTGCTTGGGCAGCTGAGCGAGCATGGCACGACCCGTTGCCGCGAGATGAGCGGGAAGACGCACACCGACATCGCTCACGAGGTGCGGCCGGCGCGGCGCGCGCTCTTCCACGATGTACAGCACGTCACGGCCGTGCAGCACGGCGAGGTGTGCGTTCTCGCCGATGTCATCGACGAGCGCCGCAAGCAAGGGCCGGCCGAGCCGACTTAGCGGCTCGTGCCGTGCGTAGCCGCTCGACAACTCGAATGCCGCGACGCCGAGGCCCCAGCGACGCTCTTCAGGAAGGTGCACGACGTAACCCTGCCTCTGCATCTCGGCGAGCAGCTGGTAGACGCTGGAGCGCGGCAGCCCCACACTCGACGCGATGCGGGCCGCGGCGACGGGCCCACGCTGCCTCGCAAGGTAGGTCAGAATGCGCAGCGTCTGGTCGGCTGCGGGAGCTTTGCTCATGCGGCATCCTCCACTCCGTGCGCTAACCACGATACAGGGAACGTGTCCGGCATACCGGACAGTGCCGCAATGATTCCTGTTCTCGCGTGCCCCGCCGTGATGTGGAATCGAGATATGAGCACAACTCTCACCCGCGATGGCGCCGTCACGCTCGGCGCCGACCCTGACATCTCCGCCCTACTCGCTCCCGAACAGGTGGTGCGGGTCGCCCGCGACGGTGCTCGCGTCGAACTCTCGCCCGACGCCGCAGAGGCCATCGCCAGCTCACGTCGCACCATCGAGAATCTCGCGCAGACCGGCGAGCCCCACTATGGAATCTCCACGGGCTTCGGCGCCCTGGCTACCACGTTCATCGACCCGGAACAGCGCACACAGCTGCAGCAGGGCCTCATCCGCTCGCACGCCGCGGGTTCCGGCCCCGAGGTGGAGCGCGAGGTGATTCGTGCGCTCATGCTTCTGCGGCTGAAGACCCTCGCCACCGGCCGCACCGGCGTTCGCCTCGAGACCGCGCAGGCCTACGCCAACGTTCTGAACGCCGGCATCACACCCGTTGTGCGCGAATACGGCTCACTCGGATGTTCGGGCGATCTTGCGCCGCTGTCGCACTGCGCCCTCGCCGTGATGGGCGAAGGGCGTGTGCGCGATGCCGAGGGACGGCTTCGCGACGCTGCTGACGCACTCAAAGATGCTGGGCTCGAGCCCGTCGTTCTCGCCGAGAAGGAGGGCCTCGCGCTCATCAACGGCACGGACGGCATGCTCGGGATGCTGCTGCTCGCACTTCATGACATCCGGATGCTGCTGCGCACCGCAGACATCGCGGCGGCGCTCAGCGTCGAGTCGCTGCTGGGCACGGATCGCGTGTTCGCCGACGACCTGCAGCGGCTGCGCCCTCAGGAGGGGCAGGGGCGCTCTGCCGCAAATCTGCGCGCGCTGCTGGGCGGCTCACCCATCGTCGCCTCGCACCGCGGCCCAGACGACCCCAGTGTGCAAGACGCGTACTCGCTGCGCTGCGCGCCGCAGGTGCACGGCGCCGCCCGAGACACCGCCACCCACGCAGCATCCGTCGCCGAGGCCGAGCTCGCGAGCGCCGTCGACAACCCTGTGGTGACGCTCGACGGCCGCGTCGAGTCAAATGGAAACTTCCACGGCGCCCCCGTCGGCTACGTTCTCGACTTTCTCGCGATCGCCGCCGCCGATGTCGCCTCGATGTCGGAGCGTCGCACCGACCGCCACCTCGACCCGAGCCGCAGCAGAGGGCTCCCGGCCTTTCTCGCGCACGATGCCGGCGTCGACTCCGGGCTCATGATCGCGCAGTACACCGCAGCGGGCATTGTGAGCGAACTGAAGCGACTCGCTGTTCCGGCATCCGTCGATTCGATTCCCTCGTCGGCGATGCAGGAAGACCACGTGTCGATGGGCTGGGCCGCCGCGCGAAAGCTGCGGCGCGCAGTCGACGGCCTCACCAGGGTGCTCGCCATCGAGGTGATGACCGGATGCCGCTCGCTCGACCTTCGCACGCCGCTGCAGCCGGGTGCCGCGACGGGCGCCGTTCTCGCGTGCGTGCGCGAGCACGCCTCCGGGCCGGGGCCCGACCGCGTGGTTTCAGACGAGATCGAGGCAGTTGTCGAACTGGTGCGCACGGGCCGCATTGTCGCCGCAGCCGAGAACGAGACAGGAGAACTGCAATGACGCACGACACGGCAGACAGCGCGCAGCACACCCAGCACGCACAGCACGCACAGCACGCTCCACGCGTGGTTCGTGCGGCGCGGGGCACGACGCTCACCGCCAAGAGCTGGCAGACCGAGGCGCCGCTTCGAATGCTCATGAACAACCTCGACCCCGACGTCGCCGAGCGGCCAGACGACCTCGTCGTCTACGGCGGCACCGGGCGGGCGGCGCGCAGCTGGGAGGCGTTCGACGCCATCTGCCGCACGCTCGAAGATCTCGAGGCGGACGAGACTCTTCTCGTGCAGTCGGGCAAGCCCGTCGGCGTGTTTCGCACGCACGAGTGGGCGCCGCGCGTGCTCATCGCCAACTCGAACCTCGTTCCCGACTGGGCGACGTGGCCCGAGTTTCGTCGACTCGAGGCTGAGGGTCTCACCATGTACGGGCAGATGACGGCTGGCAGCTGGATCTACATTGGCACCCAGGGCATTCTGCAGGGAACGTACGAGACGTTCGCCGCGGTGGCGAAATCGCTGCAGGTGCGCGGTCGCGGCGACGGAACGCTTGCCGGAACGCTCACCCTCACGGCGGGTTGCGGCGGCATGGGCGGCGCGCAGCCTCTCGCCGTCACCATGAACGACGGCGTCTGCCTCATCGTCGACGTCGATGGCGACCGTTTGGCCCGCAGGCAGGCTCACGGGTACCTCGACGAAATCGCCGACAATCTGGATGCCGCGCTTGAGCGCACTCGTCAGGCGAAGCGCGACAGCGAGGCCGTCTCTGTGGGCGTCGTCGGCAACGCGGCATCCGTCTTCACCGAGATTCTTGCCCGCGGCATCGACGTTGATGTCGTCACAGACCAGACGAGCGCACACGACCCCCTCAACTATCTGCCCGAGGGCGTCGACCTCGCGCAGTGGCATGAGCTGGCGGCATCCGATCCCGACGATTTCACCGTGCGGGCACGGGCGTCGATGGCGAAGCACTGCGACGCGATGGTGGGGTTTCAGGATGCTGGCGCCGAAGTGTTCGACTACGGCAACTCGCTGCGAGCCGAAGCCCGCGAAGGAGGCTGTGAGCGTGCCTTCGAGTACCCGGGTTTCGTTCCCGCGTACATTCGTCCGCTGTTCTGCGAAGGCAAGGGGCCGTTTCGGTGGGCGGCGCTCTCGGGCGACCCTGCAGACATCGCCGCAACTGACCGCGCGATTCTCGAGCTGTTCCCCGACGACGAGAACCTGCGCCGGTGGATCGAGCGTGCGAGCGACAAAGTGCACTTCGAAGGGCTGCCGGCGCGCATCTGCTGGCTCGGCTACGGCGAGCGCCACCGCGCCGGGTTGAAGTTCAACGAGATGGTTGCCTCGGGCGAACTTTCGGCGCCTGTGGCGATCGGGAGAGATCACCTCGATTCGGGCTCCGTCGCCTCGCCGTACCGCGAGACCGAAGCGATGGCAGACGGCTCAGACGCAATCGCCGACTGGCCGCTTCTGAACGCCCTGCTCAACACAGCATCGGGAGCCACGTGGGTGTCACTTCACCACGGCGGCGGGGTGGGAATCGGCCGGTCGATTCATGCCGGCCAGGTGATCGTCGCCGACGGAACGGATCTTGCCGCGCAGAAGATCGAGCGCGTGCTCACGAACGACCCGGGCACCGGAGTGATGCGGCACGTCGATGCCGGCTACGAGCGCGCCGCCGACGTTGCCCGTGAGCGCGGCGTGCGCATTCCCCTCATCTCGGTGCACGAGGAGTAGTCATGCGTACGCTCATCACCAACATCGGCGAACTGGTCACCAACAACCAGTCGGCCACGAACACCCAGCAGATTCAGGATGCCGCCGGCCAGCGCGCCGCAGACTCTGCGCTCGGCATCATCCACGACGCCACTGTGCTGCTGGATGGCGACCGCATCGCGTGGGTCGGACCCGCGGCTTCCGCTCCGCACTCTGACGACGTCGACGAAGTCGTGGATGCTGCAGGGCAGGCGGTCATCCCGGGATTCGTCGACAGCCACACCCACCTTGTCTTCGGCGGCGACCGTTCAGCGGAGTTCGCCGCGCGCATGAGTGGGCAGCCGTACTCGGCGGGCGGCATCCAGTCGACTGTCGAGGCGACGCGCGCGGCAAGTGATGACGAACTGCGCGCGCGGCTCGCGGGCTTCGTCGCCGAACTGCACGCGCAAGGCACAACGACGTTCGAGGTGAAGACCGGCTACGGGCTCAGCGTGGCCGACGAGGAGCGGCTCGCGCGCCTCGCCAGGGAACTCACCGATGAGGTGACGTTCTTGGGTGCTCACGTCGTTCCGCCCGAGTTCGACAACGGAATGGGCAGTGACGGCGACCCTGATGACTATGTCACCCTAGTCTGCGGTGCCATGCTCGACGCCTGCGCACCGTATGCGCGCTGGATCGACGCCTTCTGCGAGCGCGGCGCGTTCTCTGCTGAGCAGTCGCGCCGTGTTCTCGAGGCCGGCGCCGAACGCGGGCTCGGCGTGCGCGTACACGGCAACCAGCTCGGCCCGGGCGACGGCGTGCAGCTCGCTGTCGAACTCGGCGCCGCGAGCGTCGACCACTGCACGTATCTCAGTGACGAAGACGTCGCCGCTCTAGCGGCATCCGACACCGTCTGCACGCTGCTGCCCGGCGTCGAGTTCTCGACGAAGCAGCCGTACCCCGAGGCGCGCAGGCTGTTGGATGCCGGTGCAGTTCTCGCGCTCGCGAGTGACTGTAACCCGGGGTCGAGCTTCACATCGAGCATGGCGTTCTGCATCGCTGTCGCCGTGCGCGACATGGGGTTCACGCCGGCCGAGGCGCTGTGGGCGTCAACGGCCGGAGGCGCACGGGCTCTCAGGCGTGACGATGTGGGGCGCATTGCTCCCGGCGCCCGCGGCGACCTCGTGCTGCTGAACGCTCCCAGCTACGTGCACCTTGCCTACCGCCCGGGTGTCCCCCTCGTTGAGCAGACCTGGGTGGCTGGCAGCACCCTCTGACCTGCCGGGACCTGCCCAGAAGTTCATGTGTCAAAGTTGGCGGCCAGACCGCCTCTGAGATGCAAACTTTGACATCTGAACGCCCAGGCACCAGCTTGCACTGCCAGCCCAGAGACCCTTCAGCCCGGCCAACCCTGCCAACCCCGTGCGCAGAGAGCACCACGAACGCGTCGAATGAGTTCGCCCGGCTCGATGAAGAGCTCAGATGACACCTGCACGACGATCCACCCGTCGGCGCGCAGACTTTCAATGCGTTCGATGTCGCGGGAGTACTGCACACCGTGAACGCGACCCTGATATTCGACGGCCACCTTGTATTCGGGATAGGCCATGTCGATGCACGCAAGGTGGCACCCGTTCTCATCGTAGAAATCATTATTGAGCACTGGCTCGGGCAGCCCGTTCGTGACCAGAAGATGGCGCGTCAGCGACTCACGAGGCGACCATGAATCGCAGCGCACGAAATGAAGCGCCTCGCGCAGCTTTACAGCGCCCACCCTGCGGCAGCTGTTCACAGCATCCGCAAGCTGCGACGGCGTCGCCAACGGCGCTCGCCCCGCATTCGGACGGCCGTAACCCTCACGCCACGCCCGGCAGAAGTAGTCCCCGACGGCGACGAGCCACGGCACATCGAGACTTTCGCCGAGCATTGCCCACGTCGCAGCAGGGTCTGAAACACGCATCCCTGACACCATGACGACAGGTACCGCCTGCGAAGCGCTGTGTCCGATGACGCCGCGAGTTCGCGGCGCTCGAGCCGGGCGCACCGTCGACACGTGGACTCGGGGGTCCGTTGCGAACGGCAACGGCGCGTTGTGAACAGCAGCAGCCGTGCTGTGACTGAGAAAGTCCACGTCACGCATACGCGGCGCATAAGCGTGTGCGTGACGACGCATTATCTCCTCGGGGCCCGGCTCGTCGTCATCTGCGACGGCACCCACAAGCATCCTCACTCCGTAAAAGGGAGTCTCGAGGTCTGCTGCGCGGAGCCTGCCCTGTTTAACACCTCGACCCGCTGCCGCCGCGACCGAGAAGTGAGTGCCAAGCGCCGTGGGAAGCGGTGTGAGCGAGCGAGTCATGACCGATACTTTGCCAAAAGCGGTGCCGGGCCGCAGGTGTTCTCCACAGGGCCCAGTTCAGATGTCAAAGCTGGTGGATATGCGCTCGGATTCCTGCCGATTTCGCCACATGAATGTGCGGCTCGGCTGGAGTGCCCAGAGATTGGAGTGCTCAGGGCCGGGCTCAGCGCAGGGCGAGGCCCGCGGCGGCCTCCAGCACGCAGAGGGCCGCCAGGCGAACCGTTCTGCCGTCAGCGGCATCCATAGTTGCGTCGATCTCGGTGATGTCGAGTGAACGCACGAGAGGATGCTGCGCCACGACGCGCGCCGCATGACGGAGCTCATGCGCGGCGATGCCTCCTGGGGTCGACGCCGGGCACGCGGGTGCGACCGAGCGATCGCACACGTCGACGTCGAGATCCACGTGGATGGGGCCCCCGGCGCTGCCCGCGACCTCGAGCGCTTGAGCCATGACGTCGTCGATCGGGCGACGCCCCAACTCATCACGTGTGATGACCGTGATGCCCACGTCACGAGCACGTTCGGCATAGAAGCGTGAATTGGCGAAGTCCTGAATGCCGATCTGCACAACGCGTCTGCCGTCGAGACCTGCCTCGATGAGCCTGCGCACGGGTGACCCGTTCGAGCGGCCGTCGCGCAGGTCGTAGTGGGCGTCGAGCGTGATGAGGCCTGCTGCGGGCAGGTCGCTCCCCCACGTGCCGAGAGCTGCGGGGACGGTCGCTGCATTATCACCGCCGAGGGCAACGACGAGGCGACTGCGGGATGCGATGTCGGCGACGCGTTGCGTTGCTGCCTCCTCGTCGCCGTCTGGGTCGCGAATGTCACCGGCATCCGCGAGAGTCAGCACGTCGAGGTCGGCCTCAGGATCGTGCGCGAACGGGCTATAGCGTCGGAGGGCCTCGCGCACGGCTGCGGGTGTCGCGTCAGCGTGTGTCGGCGACAGCGACGTGCGCGCCGTGGGAATGCCGATGAGCGCGAGATCGAGATCGCCGTTGATGCTCTCAGAGCTCGGCCAGTCGCCGGCTCTCGGCCAGAGGTCGTCGTGGGAAAGTGACGCGATGTTGCCAGCCATGCATCGACGCTAACACCGCGGCACCGCCACCGGGCCGTGGGCGAGGCCACGAGCACTAAGATCGGTTCATGGCACCCATTGAGCGAACGGCACACGGGCAGGTGCAGTGAACCTCCCGAACGATGCCACAGGGCCGATCGGCGTCTCGCGTGCGCGACTGCCGCGCGCCACGCTGTGGCGCTATGGCATCGGCTCGCTCGGCACCGGCGGCTTCGCCACGCTCCCCGGCCTCGTTCTCGTCTACTACCTCACAGACACCCTCGGTGTGACGGCGCTCGTCGCCGGTCTGATTCTCACCGTCTCGAAGATCTGGGACGTCGTGATCGACCCCGTCATCGGCGGGCGCAGCGACTTCAGCCTCGCGCGCAGCGGGTCACGTCGCCGATTCATGGTGCTGGGCGGCATCTTCCTCCCCATTTTCTTCGTCGTGACGTTCGCCGTTACACCGGGGCTCCCGCCCGCAGTGTCTGCCATCTGGGTGACGCTCGCGTTCATTCTGTGCGCCACCGCCTTCAGTCTGTTCCAGGTGCCTTACATCGCTCTGCCGGCCGAGCTCACCAGGAGTTACGACGAGCGCACGCGCCTGCTCACGTGGCGCGTCGTTGTGCTGACCGTCGCGATTCTGCTGTTCGGCGCGGGCGGCCCGCTGCTGCGCGACCTCTTTCCGAACGACCCATACATGGGCTATCTCGTCATGGCCCTCGTCGCGGCGGTAATTCTCGGTGCGGGGATGCTGACATCATCGGGTGTGGCGCCGCAGAATGTGCCGGAACCGGAGTCCCGGCCGACGGCGTCACTCGTGCAGAACTACCGTGGCGGCATCCGAGCCCTCATTCGCAGCCAGCCCTTCCGCGCGCTTCTCGCCACCTACATGCTGCAGGGCCTCGCCACCGGCATGATGCTCGCCGGCGCGCAGTATGTTGCCACCTGGGTGCTGCGTTCCGAAACCGCCGTGACCCTGCTGTTCGTCGCGCTCATTGCCCCTGCCCTTCTGCTCACGCCGGCCTGGGGCGGCATCGCCAAGCGCATCGGCAAAGAGCGCAGCTACTGGTTCGCGAGCATCATTTTTCTCATCGCGTCGGCATCCCTGGTCATGCTGATGTGGTCGCCGGGGTGGTGGGTGTTCGTTCCCGTCGCTGTTGCGGGTGCAGCATACGCGGGAATGCAGACTCTGCCCATGGCCATGCTCCCCGACGTGATTTCGCACGACGCCGCGCGACACGGTGAGGGCCGCGCCGGCATCTTCGGCGGACTCTGGACGGCAGGCGAGACCGCAGGAATGGCCTTCGGCGCAACGGCGCTCACCGTGATGCTCGCCATCACCGGATACCAGGAGTCCATTGGCGTCGCCGTGGAGACCCAATCGGATGCTGCCGTGAACGGCATCGTGCTGAGCTTCAGCATCGTTCCCGCTGCAGCCATGCTGCTGAGCCTCGTCGCCCTGAGCCGCTACCGGCTGCGTCGCGCCGACATCGAGCCAGAGGGAGCGTGACGTGGCTGAACTGAGCGACGTGTCACGGGAGATTCTTGAGCGCCTGCGGCGACTGCGCGAGGCCGATGCCGCAACCCACGGTGGCCGCGTTCTGTCGTATGTGTACGACTCGGGGCTGGCCGAGCTCGACGAACTTTCCGCCGAGGCGATGCGTCTCGTGCAGCCGGTGAATGGGCTCGACCCCACGGCATTCCCGTCCGTTGCTGCACTCGAGCGCGATGTCGTCGGCTTTGCCAGGCAGATGCTGCACGGCGACGCCGACACGGTCGGGTCGATCACGAGCGGAGGCACAGAGAGCTGCATGCTCGCCGTCAAGACGGCGCGCGATGTCTGGGCGGCGGCGCAGGTCTCGGGTGACCCGGCCACGCAGCCGATGCTCGCGCTGCGCCCGCGCATCATCGCGCCGGCCACCGTGCACGCCGCGTTCCACAAGGCTGCGCACTACTTCGGGCTCGACCTCGACCTTGTGCCCGTCGACGCCACGGGCCAGGTCGACGTCAACGACCTTCGCGCGCGATTCGGGCCCGACGTGGCGCTCGTCGTTGTGTCTGCTCCCAGTTACCCGTTCGGCGTTCTCGATCCCATTGCCGACGTGGCAAGCGCGGCTGCGCACCACGGCATCCCGTGTCACGTCGACGCGTGCATCGGGGGCTTCGCCCTCGCCTGGTGGGGTGACGACCTACCGCCGTGGGATCTCGCGGTGCCCGGGGTCACGAGCATCTCGGCCGACCTGCACAAGTACGGCTACGCCCCGAAGGGTGCCTCTGTGCTGCTGCAGCGAGATCGCGACAGGCAGCGTCAGCAGTTCTTCGCAACGGCACGGTGGCCTGGGTACCCCGTTGTCAACGCGACGCTGCTCGGGTCAAAGTCGGCGGGCGCTCTCGCCGCGGCGTGGGCGATCGTGCAGCGACTCGGAGGCGAGGGCTTCGCCGAGCTCGTCTCCTCGTGCCGCCGATCGACGGAGAAGCTGCACACTCGCATCGATGACATCGTCGGACTGCGCGTCGTCGGCTCCCCGACTGGCCCTCTTCTTGCGGTGGAGACCGATGCGACAGTGCCCAAGCGCTCGCGAGTCGACCCGCATCACTGGGCAGACCGCGTCTCGGAGCTCGGCTTCACCCTGCAGCTGCAGCCGGGATTCACCCAGTCAAACGGTCTCACGCTTCCCCACACAACGCACCTGACGATCACGCCGGTCACCGAACGGATGCTGCCCGAACTGACCGCCGCGCTCACGCAGGCGGCCGACGATGTGCGGGGGAAAGCCAGGGCAACCCCGCGGTTCGCCGTGCAGGCACTCCGCATGTCGGGCGCCCTTGGCCGGGAGCTCACCGCCGACAGGGCGCAGGCCTTGCTGTCACGCTTCGGCGTTGGCGCCAATCCGGGCAACGCAGGCAGCGCGTCAACTCCGCTTCCGGCAAAGATGGCGCCGCTCATCGCCCTCGTCGAGCAGCTGCCTTCCGAGTTCGCTGAGCGCCTCTTGATCGAGGTGCTCGCCCGCCAGGTCGAGCCGCCCACTGCCCCGTAAGCAGCCTGCTCAGCGCTCAAACTTCGCCTCGGGGCCGCCATGCAGCGCAGCGTCGATGCGCTCCAGCTGTGTCATGCGCATCTGCGGCATCTCGGCGAGGGTGAACCACCGAGCATCCGTGTTCTCTCCGTCGGCAGGCTCAGGCTCGCCCGAAACGTAGCGACAGGCGAAGACGATGTCGAGAAACCGGGCCTTGTCGCCGTTGGGCCACGCCATCGACGGCTGCGCGTTCACCAACGCGAGGCGCTCGGCGACGGCAACGACGCCGGCCTCTTCGAGCACTTCACGCTCGGCGGCGACGGCCGGCTGCTCACCAGGATCGATGATGCCCGACACCGAGGTCCACTCGTCGGTGTCGGCGCGGCGCACAAGCAGCACCTCGGTGCCCGAGGCTGCCCGCCGCGTCACCACGGCCGTGACTCCACTCAGCCACAGCTCATCATGCCCGATCTTGCGTCGAAGGGCGGTGATGAACTCGGGCGTTGCCATGCCTTACCGTACCCCGGCCGACTCCGATTCTGTCGGCACAGCGTCGGCGCTGTCACGCTCTGCCGCCGCCTCGGCTTTTCGCGCACGCTTTGCCGCCCGGCGATCCTTAGCGCCTTCGACAAGGTTGTACAAGGTGGGCAGCACAATGAGAGTCAGCACCGTCGACGAGACGAGACCGCCGATCACGACGATCGCGAGCGGCTGCGAGATGAAGCCGCCGTGCCCGGTGATACCGAGCGCCATCGGGGTGAGCGCGAAGATCGTCGCCAAAGCCGTCATGAGAATGGGGCGCAGCCTTCGCACGGAACCGTGTTCGACGGCGTCCGCAACGGACAGTCCCCTGTCGCGGTATTGGTTCACAAGATCGACGAGCACGATGGCGTTCGTCACAACGATTCCAATGAGCATGAGCACGCCGATGAGCGACGGAACACCAAGCGGAACGCCCGTCGCCAGCTGCAGGCCAATGCCGCCCGTTGCCGCGAACGGCACTGACACGAGAAGAAGCAGCGGCTGGCGCAGCGACCGGAACGTGGCGACCATGACGATGTACACGATCAGGATCGCGGCGAGCATCGCGAGGCCGAGCTGCTGGAACGCGGTGTCTTGGTCGGCACTCACGCCGCCGAGCTCCGCAGACGCGCCTGCGGGCAGATCGACAGTGTCAACCGCTTCCTGCACCTCAACGCTCGCGGCGCCGATGTTATCGCCCGCGGGGGTCGCGCTCACTGTCGCCGAGCGATCTCCGTTTACTGTTGTCACGCTCTGCGGCCCGTCGGTGACCTCGACGCTCGCGAGCGTCGAGAGCGCCACGACGCCGGTCGGGGTCGGAACCTCAAGGGCGCGAAGCTCATCGAGCGTTGCCGGTTCGTCAGCGGTCTCAACGTAGATCGTGAGCGTCGTGTCGTCGATCACGACAGTTCCCGACTGCTGCGGCTTTGTCGCGCCGGCGACGAACGAGCTGAGGGCGATCTCGCTGTACCCGGCCTCCGCCGCTTCCTGCCTGTCGACCGCAACTTCAATGTACGGGCGCGACTCGGCGAGGTTGTCGCTGACCTCGGCCACCGAACCAAGGTCGCTGACCGCGTCGTGCACCGCCTTGGTGGCCTTCTCGAGATCATCAGACGACGTCGCCGTGATGTCGACCTCGATGTCAGACGATGCTCCGAACCCGCTCGACGCCGCGACTTCGATCGTTCCCGCGTCGTCGATCGTTGCGAGCTTGTCGCGCACCGACTGCTGCAGTGCCGTCTGGTCGGCGTCGACGTCTGTCGTGATCGAGAACGTGACCGCTCCCTCTCCGCCACCGCCGAACGCGGACGTCAGCGAGTTTCCGCTCGAGCCGATCGACACCTGCACCGTTTCGATTCCGTCGATGTCGAGCAGAGCATCTTCGACCTTCGACGCCGCCTGATCTTGCGCGTCGAGGCTCGCACCCGGCTGCAGGGTCTGCGTCACCGAGAGCGTGTTCTGGCCGCTGTCGCCGAGGAAGTTTGTCTTCATGAAGGGCGCCGCTGCGAGCGTCACGCCCATGACAAGCAGCGCGAGAATGATCGTTGTCGCCGAGTGCTTCAGCGTCCACCGAATGATCGGAAGGTAGGAGCGCTGCAGGCGCGTGGGGTGCTTGAGCTCGTCTTCGTGATCGGTCTGCGCCTGGCGGCGCCCACGGCGAGTGCGGGCGGATGCCGTTGACTCACGCGCGGCGTCAGCTGCGGTGTGCTCCTCAGAGACCGTCGCCGATTCCTCGGCATCCGTCTGTTCCCGTGCGGAGTCGTCTGCAGAAACACCCGGAGTTTTCGCCTGACGCACGTATGACGCAGACA contains these protein-coding regions:
- a CDS encoding NUDIX hydrolase — translated: MATPEFITALRRKIGHDELWLSGVTAVVTRRAASGTEVLLVRRADTDEWTSVSGIIDPGEQPAVAAEREVLEEAGVVAVAERLALVNAQPSMAWPNGDKARFLDIVFACRYVSGEPEPADGENTDARWFTLAEMPQMRMTQLERIDAALHGGPEAKFER
- a CDS encoding pyridoxal phosphate-dependent decarboxylase family protein, encoding MAELSDVSREILERLRRLREADAATHGGRVLSYVYDSGLAELDELSAEAMRLVQPVNGLDPTAFPSVAALERDVVGFARQMLHGDADTVGSITSGGTESCMLAVKTARDVWAAAQVSGDPATQPMLALRPRIIAPATVHAAFHKAAHYFGLDLDLVPVDATGQVDVNDLRARFGPDVALVVVSAPSYPFGVLDPIADVASAAAHHGIPCHVDACIGGFALAWWGDDLPPWDLAVPGVTSISADLHKYGYAPKGASVLLQRDRDRQRQQFFATARWPGYPVVNATLLGSKSAGALAAAWAIVQRLGGEGFAELVSSCRRSTEKLHTRIDDIVGLRVVGSPTGPLLAVETDATVPKRSRVDPHHWADRVSELGFTLQLQPGFTQSNGLTLPHTTHLTITPVTERMLPELTAALTQAADDVRGKARATPRFAVQALRMSGALGRELTADRAQALLSRFGVGANPGNAGSASTPLPAKMAPLIALVEQLPSEFAERLLIEVLARQVEPPTAP
- a CDS encoding efflux RND transporter permease subunit is translated as MHLLSVASLKNRALIALVTVVVAVFGVISLTGLKQELAPNITFPQLAIVTNYPGASPNVVNDDLSTPIEKAISGVPGLESTSATSSTNLSLVSATFTYGTDLDTAEQKINQAIERISSTLPSDADPQVMAGSLDDLPIIQVAVTGGDNAELNDLLERVAVPKLEDVEGVREAAIVGAAGQRVTITPDVEELAKVGATTQAINDALQQNGTLIGAGEITEDGSTYSVQSGTKLGSVDDLTALPLTGVTPPDGEVVTLGDVASVELTENPQTTHSRVNGEDALTVSITKLPDANTVDVSHGITDALPELEESLGSDVTLTIVFDQAPYIEQSIESLSTEGLLGLVFAVLVILLFLLDVRATLVTAISIPTSVLITFIGLQVSDYTLNILTLGALTIAIGRVVDDSIVVIENIKRHLGLSVERTGASRLQAIATAVREVAGAITASTITTVAVFLPLALVGDMTGELFRPFALTVTIALLASLLVSLTIVPVLAYWFLRAPTEKQQAKIEARQQKQADAVSAKNRAREEADAARVAKRQQKQAAKAERRDTTSAKPAQDAVAASAEASESAEPDAASTAKPSIAPMPAIVSASYVRQAKTPGVSADDSAREQTDAEESATVSEEHTAADAARESTASARTRRGRRQAQTDHEDELKHPTRLQRSYLPIIRWTLKHSATTIILALLVMGVTLAAAPFMKTNFLGDSGQNTLSVTQTLQPGASLDAQDQAASKVEDALLDIDGIETVQVSIGSSGNSLTSAFGGGGEGAVTFSITTDVDADQTALQQSVRDKLATIDDAGTIEVAASSGFGASSDIEVDITATSSDDLEKATKAVHDAVSDLGSVAEVSDNLAESRPYIEVAVDRQEAAEAGYSEIALSSFVAGATKPQQSGTVVIDDTTLTIYVETADEPATLDELRALEVPTPTGVVALSTLASVEVTDGPQSVTTVNGDRSATVSATPAGDNIGAASVEVQEAVDTVDLPAGASAELGGVSADQDTAFQQLGLAMLAAILIVYIVMVATFRSLRQPLLLLVSVPFAATGGIGLQLATGVPLGVPSLIGVLMLIGIVVTNAIVLVDLVNQYRDRGLSVADAVEHGSVRRLRPILMTALATIFALTPMALGITGHGGFISQPLAIVVIGGLVSSTVLTLIVLPTLYNLVEGAKDRRAAKRARKAEAAAERDSADAVPTESESAGVR